The Canis lupus familiaris isolate Mischka breed German Shepherd chromosome X, alternate assembly UU_Cfam_GSD_1.0, whole genome shotgun sequence genome has a segment encoding these proteins:
- the LOC119878016 gene encoding 40S ribosomal protein S27-like, with protein sequence MPLAKDLLHPSPEEEKRKHKKKRLVQSPNSYFMDVKCLGCYKITTVFSHTKTVVLCVGCSTVLCQPTGGKARLTEGCSFRRKQH encoded by the coding sequence ATGCCCCTTGCGAAGGATCTCCTGCACCCGTCCccggaagaggagaagaggaagcacaAGAAGAAGCGCCTGGTGCAGAGCCCCAACTCCTACTTCATGGACGTGAAGTGCCTGGGATGCTACAAAATCACCACCGTCTTCAGCCACACAAAGACGGTAGTTCTGTGTGTCGGCTGTTCTACTGTCCTCTGCCAGCCCACGGGAGGAAAAGCAAGGCTTACAGAAGGATGCTCCTTCAGGCGGAAGCAGCACTAA